From the Cyanobium sp. M30B3 genome, the window CCTCCAGCCAGTGCCGACAGCCCACCAGCACCGGCTGCAGCGCGGCGGGCCAGGGCCGGGCCAGGGCCTTGAGCACCACTTCGGCGCCGATCCCGGCCGGGTCGCCCAGGCTGATGGCCAGCCGGGGGTTGATCGTGTTGGATGGGCTCTGGCTGCCGCTGGTGACTCCCATGCTGCGCTGGTTGCTGCTGGTGGGGATGGTGCTGGGTCTGGCGACGGGTGTGCGCCGTGGCTGGATCGAGGTGCGCTGGGGCCGGTTTCTCCAGGATCTCGGCGTTCCCTTCGTGGCCGATCCTGGCCCGCCCGAGTGTCCGCCCGCTCAGCCTGGCTCCCCGGCCCCCTCCTCTTCGGCCAGGGAGGCACGGAACCCCTCCCTGTAGCTGGGGTAGCGCAGGCGGTAGCCGAGCTGCCGGCAGAGCAGGCGGTTGCTGGCCCGGCGGTTTTCGATCCAGAAGCTGCGGGCCATCGGGCTGAGCCTCGCCTCGATGTCCCGGTAGCGCTGCACCTCCGGCAGGCGGATCCCGAGCAGATGGGCCGCGAACCCCAGGGATTCCGTCGAGGGGCAGGGGCAGTCGTCGCAGATGTTGACCACCGGCGGGCGTTGCGCTTCCGGCAGGGCGATGCAGTGGAGCAGGGCACCCACGATGTCGTCCACGTGCACCCGCGAGAACACCTGGCCGGGCTTGTGCACCAGCCGGCTGCTGCCCTGGCGCAGGCTCTCGAACGGGCAGCGGCCGGGGCCGTAGATCGCCGGCAGGCGGAACACCTGCAGCGGCAGCCCCGTGGCCTGCCAGGCCCGCTCGGCCGCCAGGCGGTGCTGGCTGCGGCCGGGGCGAGGCTTGAGGGGGCTGGTCTCGTCCACCCAGGCGCCGCCGCTGTCTCCGTAGACCCCGGTGGTGGAGAGGTAGCCGAGCCACTGCAGCGGCTGGCGGCGCAGCATGGGCTCCAGCAGGGGCAGCAGCGGATCGCCGCCCGGGCCATCGGGGCCGGCCGTGACCAGCACGTGGCTGATTCCCTCCAGCGCACCGGCGTCGCCGGCGACGCCGGTGGCGCTGTCCAGCTGCAGCCAGCCCAGCCCCGGTTCGGGCTGCCGCTGCTGGCGGCTGGTGAGCAGCACGTCAAACCCCTGGCGGGCCATGGCCCGGCCGAAGCGCAGGCCCGTGAAACCGCCGCCCAGCACCAGCAGCCGACCGGCGGGCTTGACAGTCGCCGGATTTAGGAGTACACCTGTATCACTCACGTCTGTTCGTCATGGTTGGTCTGATGCTCGCAGCTGGATCGATCCCGCTGCGCTCCCCGATCCCCGCGCTGCGGGCATGCCCCGCCGGTGGCGCCCTCCGCCTGCCGGCCCGCCGCCTGCGCCGCAGTGGGGGTCTTGTCCCTGCCCTGGTCTGCGGCGGGTTGCTGGCGGCAGCCCTGTGGATGGCCCCGGAAGCGCCCCAGGATCAGGCGGCCATCTGCCAGCGCCACAACGGCATGGCGGCCTGCCGGGTGTGGTGAGCACCGGCCTCGGCCGCCATGGGGTTGGCCGGCTGGCTGGCGGGATGCACCAGCTCCAGCAGCTTGAGGGCGAGGCGCAGATCCCCCTCGGTCCAGGCCCGGATGGCCATGGCGCGGCGAGGGTCGTAGAAGCTCTGCTGGCGATACCAGAAAAAGGCGTCGCAGTCGCTCTTGTGGCCATTGCAGGCCAGGCAGGCCGGCACACAATTTTCTGTCACGCTTGGCCCGCCCTGGCATTTGGGCCGCACGTGGTCGATCGATTCGGAGCGCTGGCCGCAGTAGATGCAGCAGTGGTTGGTGAGCTGATGCAGAGATTGGCGCCAGCGGCGCAATCGGAACTTGGGACAGAGATCTTCCAGGAAAACCCCATCGGAGGTTCGTCCGTCCATGGCCTGCATGCACGTTGCTCGGCTGGTGCCAGTGTGGCGGCATCTCCGCTGGTGACACTGTGTCGGCGGCTGCTATTTCGCCGCTGCGCTGCCTGTTGCGGCTAGGCCCCACCGGCCGCATCGAGGTGATCAGTCCCTACGACGCCGTCACCCAGGCCCAGCTGCGCAGTGTGCGGCCGCGGGGCCGGTGGAATGGCCTGTCCCGCCACTGGGAGTTTCCGCTGGAGGCGGCGCCGGCGTTGCTGGGTCAGCTGGCCGGCCGCTTTCCACTGGATCCTGAGCTGGCGCAATGGCTGGCCTGGATGCGGCAGCCCCTGCCGCCGCTGCCGTCCCACCGGCAGCTGGTGAGGGCCGCCCAGCTGGAGCAGCCCCTGGAGGATGGCCGGCGGTTGTTCGCCCACCAGCGGGCCGCCGTGCGGTGGCTGCTGGCCCGCCGGGGGGCTGTGCTGGCCGATGCCATGGGCCTGGGCAAAACCCTCTCCGCCCTGGTGGCAGCCCGGGCCATGGTGCGTCTGGCGGACTGCCGCGTTGTGGTGCTGGCTCCCGTGGGCCTTCATGGCCACTGGCGCAGTGAGGCACTGGCCCTGGGGCTGCGGCTGGAGCTGCACAGCTGGGCTCGCCTCCCTGGGCACCTCCCCCCCGCCGGCACGGTGTTGATCGCCGATGAGGCCCACTTCGCCCAGAACCAGCGCACCCGCCGCTGCCAGGGGTTGCTGCGGCTTGCCCGCCACCCGCGGCTGCGGGCGATCTGGCTGCTCACCGGCACGCCGATGAAAAACGGCCGGCCCGTGCAGCTGTTCCCCCTGCTGGCGGCCATCGGCCATCCCCTCGCCCAGGACCAGCGCCGCTACGAGGAACTGTTCTGCCAGGGCCATTGGCGTGAGCGGGGCGGCCGCCGGCTGTGGCAGGCCAGTGGAGCCAGCCAGCTCCCCGAGTTGCAGCGTCTGATCCGGCCCCTGGTGCTGCATCGACGCAAGCAGGACTGTCTGGACCTGCCGCCCAAGCGGCGCCTGCTGCACCCCGTGGAGCTCGATCCCGACCAGGCCCAGGGCTTCGACCACCGCCTGGAGCGCAAGGTGCTCGACTACCGCCGCCGGGCGGCCCTGGGGGAGGTGCGCCGGGACGCCGAGGTGCTGGCGGTGTTCACGGCCCTGCGCCAGATCAGCTCCAGTTACAAACTGCCGGCCGCCGAGGCCCTGCTGGGGCCGCTGCTGGCCGCGGGTGAGCCCGTGGTGGTGTTCACTGCCTTTCTGGCCAGTGCCCGGCTGCTGGTGGAGCGGCTGGGCCGCGGCTCGCTGCTCAACGGGGCCGTGCCGGTGGAGGAGCGCCAACGGCTGGTGGATCGCTTCCAGGCCGGAGGCAGCGATCTGCTGGTGGCCACCTACGGCACCGGCGGCCTGGGGTTCACGCTGCATCGGGCGCGGCACGTGCTGCTGCTGGAGCGCCCCTGGACCCCGGGCGATGCCGAGCAGGCGGAGGACCGCTGTCACCGCATCGGCATGGCCAGCGGTCTCACCAGCCACTGGCTCCAGTTGGGTGTGGCCGACCAGCTGGTGGATTCCCTGATTGCCAGCAAGGCGGAGCGGATTGCCCTGGCCCTGCACCGGGGAGAGCAGCAGTTGCGGCGGCGGTCGCTGCCGGCCATGGTGCGCGAGCTGCTGCAGCGCTGGTGAACTCAGGATCCGGAGGCAGCGGCCCTGTTTCCGTCCTCCCTGCAGAGCTGGGCTCTCACCGTCAGGTCGCTGCGCAACTGTGCGTCCAGGGCCCCTGCGGGCATGGAAGCGGCCAGTTCGATCGCCCTGCGCAGATCGGCGCAGGCTGCCCGGTCATCGCCCGCCAGGCTGTGCAGCAGATAGCGGTCGTTGAGGGGACCTGGATCCTTCGGGAACGCCGCCACCACCGCATTGCAGCTCTTCAGGCGCTCGTTGAGGTTGGCGAGGCTCAGCTCCCGCAGGCAGTCATCCCGGCGAAGGCCCTGCTCGGGCAGCGGGGCCTCCGCGCAACCGGTTCCCAACAGCGCCACAGCCAGCAGCAGCCAATAGCGCGCGCAGGCCTGCCGCCGCCCGGGATCAGGTGCCGTAGCGCTCATTGCGGGTGAGGCCTCCGGTCGGTTTGGCTGCTTCACCACTGCCCTCAGGCTGCTTGAAGAGGTCGCCCAGGTACCGGCCGCAATCCGGGAATTCCGTGGGGTTGTCCACCACGGCTTCCGTGATCAGCACCGCCGCGTGCTGGGGAGAGGTTCGGAACGGTCCATCCCCCTGGCGCTTGATCACGGCATAGGCGGCATCCCAGCTCACCAGGTGGGTGTTGCCGTTGTTGCGCATGAAGCAATAGATCTGGGCTCCTTTGGAGCCGACTTCCGACTGTCGGGTCCGGGCCTCCGCCCCGGCGGGCAGCAGCGGGCCTGCCATCAGGGCCAGGACCAGCGCCGTGACCACCTGCCGGTGCCAGGGGCGGCCTGCTCCGGCGGCATGGGGACGGTTGATCGACGCGGTGAGGCCCTGGCCCATGGCTTCAGGATCTGGAAGCAAGGCCCAAGCTATCGATCGGGCCGGGCGGCGTCGAGGGTGTGATGGCCGGTCGGCGCTGGCGGGTGTCGTTCACCCCGGGGGACCGGCCTGGGGCACCACCAGCCGAACCAGCAGAGGCAGCACGATCAGCACGGTGATCAGGCGGATGGCGTGCAGGGCGGCCACGGAGGCGCCCACGCCGAATTCCGCCCCCACCAGGCTCATGCCACTGATTCCTCCCGGGGCGGCTCCGAGCAGGGCCACCACCGGATCGATGCCCAGCAGGCGACTGCAGAGCAGGGCAATCCCCAGGCCGGCGATCACCAGCGTCAGGGTGATCAGTAAGGCCGGTTTCCAGAGGTGACGCAGTTCCTGGAGGGCCGTTGCGGTGAGGCTGGTGCCGATCACGGTGCCGATGGCGATTTCCAGCACGGTGCGAGTGCCCGCAGGCCAGGTCACGGGCTCCACCCGGCCACTCAGACTCAGGGCTCCTGCTGCCAGCAGGGCGCCTGCCAGCGGGGCGGCGGGAATGCCGGTGCGCATGGCTAGCAGTCCCCCGCCGATGCCCGCCAGGAGCACGAACGGTAAGTTCCAGGGTGTGGTCATCCACCCATTCTCGCCGCGATCCAGCTGCGAGGGAGCTGGGATGCAGCTGCGATCAAGGGGAGGTCAGTGCAACTCCCATCTTGGCCGGGGTCGAAATGTGTGTTGTCATCGGCATCATGTCCCATCTGCCATGGCAGCGGAATCCGTTTCCTTCCGGATCACTCGCAATACCGAGGATCTGGCCCAGACCACCCATGCCCTCTCCCAGAGGGTCGTGAAGCTGGAACAGCGTCTGCAGGCATTGGAGTTGCAACTGGCCCAGTGGTCCGATCAGGGCAACCACCAGGAGTCGGAACAGCTCGACAGTCTGGAGAACGTGGAGCGTCTGCTCCACGACTGTCGCTGTCTGCTTGGCGTTGAGGAGCAGCCGGTTCACCCGAGCGCCGAGGTCGACGACGACGACTCCCAGGGCGGTGATCAGCCCATGGCCGCCTGATCGCTGCCTCTGGTCAGCGGTGGCACAATGGAAAGAAAGTCAGCCATGGCCTTCCCCGGTTCGTCCACTGCTGCCTCTGCCCACGGGCTCACCCCAGCTGCCAGCCCGGTTCTTCGCCGCCCGGCCACCAGCCCCTGTGCCCCCCCGTCTCCAGGCTGTTCCTCGCCGCGCAGCAGCGACAATGACCATCAGCTGGAAAAGCTGGAATTTGCCCTCGCTGTGGCCATCACCCGCGGAGACCTTGCCCGTATTCAGACCCTGCGGGAACAGATCGCGGCCCTGGGTGGCAATTGCGAGGAACCCGGCACCTGAGGGCCCAGCGTTTTTTGATCACCACATCGGCTGATCACGACCCAACAAACTGCGCGAATTCCCCCATCTCCTTGAAGCGCTGTTGCGCTTTTACCAATACCCCATGACCGCCACATTCAGCACCCACCCCAGCAGCAACGCATCTAAGGGGAGCACGGCTGTAACGCCAGCAGGCAGTGATCTCCGTCCGCGTCTCCAGGCAGAACTGGCCCTGTGGGACACACGAACTGCCAGCGCCGTTGCTGCTGGTGATCTTGATCAGGCAGGCAGGGCCATTCTGGCTGCCCTGGATTGTGAGCGGCGCCTGGCAGGTTTCGGTCCCCAGGTGCTGCAACTGATCAAGCCCCGTCGTTGACCGGAGCAGGTTTCTGATTCACTTCTGCGATTCACTTCGATGTTTGGCGAAAGAACTGGATTCGCCAGCGACCCGACTCTCCAGCCCAGGGCCAATGATTACCCTGGAGATCCCAGAGACTTGAGCGCAATGTATCCACGGAGATCGAATAGCCGAATTCTGAGGCAATGGCGACAATCTCCTCAGGCGTTCCGGAGGCCCTGACGCGATCGGCTGCCTGAGCATCGCTGGAAAGATGGCTGCTGAACGCCGCGAGTTCACGAAGCTGTTCGCGATTGGCTTCACCCTCAGGCGGCCGAGAGGACTGCTCAGGCACGGATAACTGCAGGTTGCAAGATTTTTTCGCCAGGTTAGCGCGCGAAATCTGGTTGTTGGTTGAAATCGCTTAGTTCCGAGTGGCCTCTTTGGCAGGCTGAGATCGCTGCATCAGTAGTACTACTTGGCCTCTCCTTCGGTATCGCGGCCCACTGCTCCAGGATTGTTGTCTTGGCTCAGCTCAGGGAGCCGCCACAGCTCGAACCCGACCCTGCCGTGCAGCCGAAGCAGTGGTCGGCCACGGCGATCGGTTCGCCACTGGGGTCGTGTTCCAGCAGATCGCGCAGATGGCGGTGGGGGCGCAGGCCACCGGCCGCCAGAGCGAGCATCTGGTTGAAGTCGCAGTCGTACAGGAGGCCCTGCCAGTCCACGCTGATGGTGGAATGGCACATCACCTGCGCCAGGTTGGCCGGGTTGTGGCTGGCCTGCAGCAGCTCCTGATAACGCTCCAGCTGGCCGCTCTGGCGCAGCACGGCGGCAAAGCGCTGGATCGGCATGTTGGCGATCGTGAACAGCCGGTTGAAGCGGATGCCGAAGTGGGCGGCCAGCTCCCGCTTGTAGTCGGCTTCCAGGGCTGCCTGGGGCGGCGGCAGGCTCGGACCCTGGGGGTTGTACACCAGATCCA encodes:
- a CDS encoding Nif11-like leader peptide family natural product precursor, encoding MPEQSSRPPEGEANREQLRELAAFSSHLSSDAQAADRVRASGTPEEIVAIASEFGYSISVDTLRSSLWDLQGNHWPWAGESGRWRIQFFRQTSK
- a CDS encoding AbrB family transcriptional regulator, which gives rise to MTTPWNLPFVLLAGIGGGLLAMRTGIPAAPLAGALLAAGALSLSGRVEPVTWPAGTRTVLEIAIGTVIGTSLTATALQELRHLWKPALLITLTLVIAGLGIALLCSRLLGIDPVVALLGAAPGGISGMSLVGAEFGVGASVAALHAIRLITVLIVLPLLVRLVVPQAGPPG
- a CDS encoding SDR family NAD(P)-dependent oxidoreductase — its product is MSDTGVLLNPATVKPAGRLLVLGGGFTGLRFGRAMARQGFDVLLTSRQQRQPEPGLGWLQLDSATGVAGDAGALEGISHVLVTAGPDGPGGDPLLPLLEPMLRRQPLQWLGYLSTTGVYGDSGGAWVDETSPLKPRPGRSQHRLAAERAWQATGLPLQVFRLPAIYGPGRCPFESLRQGSSRLVHKPGQVFSRVHVDDIVGALLHCIALPEAQRPPVVNICDDCPCPSTESLGFAAHLLGIRLPEVQRYRDIEARLSPMARSFWIENRRASNRLLCRQLGYRLRYPSYREGFRASLAEEEGAGEPG
- a CDS encoding HNH endonuclease, producing MDGRTSDGVFLEDLCPKFRLRRWRQSLHQLTNHCCIYCGQRSESIDHVRPKCQGGPSVTENCVPACLACNGHKSDCDAFFWYRQQSFYDPRRAMAIRAWTEGDLRLALKLLELVHPASQPANPMAAEAGAHHTRQAAMPLWRWQMAA
- a CDS encoding DEAD/DEAH box helicase, producing the protein MRLGPTGRIEVISPYDAVTQAQLRSVRPRGRWNGLSRHWEFPLEAAPALLGQLAGRFPLDPELAQWLAWMRQPLPPLPSHRQLVRAAQLEQPLEDGRRLFAHQRAAVRWLLARRGAVLADAMGLGKTLSALVAARAMVRLADCRVVVLAPVGLHGHWRSEALALGLRLELHSWARLPGHLPPAGTVLIADEAHFAQNQRTRRCQGLLRLARHPRLRAIWLLTGTPMKNGRPVQLFPLLAAIGHPLAQDQRRYEELFCQGHWRERGGRRLWQASGASQLPELQRLIRPLVLHRRKQDCLDLPPKRRLLHPVELDPDQAQGFDHRLERKVLDYRRRAALGEVRRDAEVLAVFTALRQISSSYKLPAAEALLGPLLAAGEPVVVFTAFLASARLLVERLGRGSLLNGAVPVEERQRLVDRFQAGGSDLLVATYGTGGLGFTLHRARHVLLLERPWTPGDAEQAEDRCHRIGMASGLTSHWLQLGVADQLVDSLIASKAERIALALHRGEQQLRRRSLPAMVRELLQRW